Part of the Lynx canadensis isolate LIC74 chromosome E3, mLynCan4.pri.v2, whole genome shotgun sequence genome is shown below.
tgcttttttttttaacctataagCTTACCAAGGCCATAGAAGTGGAAGCCCTCAGTGTCAAAAACACTGTAGGTAATAGGCCCCTCTTACTGTGTTGGAGTCTTTCTCGTGGTTCAGAAACCTTTGAAAACAGGAAGCCTGTGTGACCAAAGCACCCATGGAAAAGTTAGCCTACGAAACGATTAGGAGGGTGCCCCGAGATTTATAAAGATTTACATGGaggtgctgttttatttttttttttttttaacctcacatatttatttcagagagagggatagcagggaaggggcagagagagggagagaaaatcccaggcaggctctgcccgGACActgccgatgcagggctcgaactcaggaaccatgaggtcacggccggagccgcaatcaagagtcggacgcttaacggactgagccactcaagcgccccggAGCTCTTTTCACAAACAAGTCTGGTTCCGCAATCACAGAGCCACTTGGCCCGTGATGGTAAACAGCCGTCCCGGCAGCGGCGTTTGTCGGGCGGGAACCAGCAGCCCCGGGCAGCGAGCGTGTGACACATCTTCAAGCTCCCGACCGACCGCGGCTCCTGCACAGGAAACCAGCCTGCTCTGTGGGCAGACGCTCTGCGTGCGAGGCTTTGCACCTGGCCTTCAGACCGGGGCAGGGACAGACCTCCTGGGGGCGGAGAGAAGGGGTCCGACACAGAGGCTGCTCAGGCTGGACACGGAATGGGGCGCACGGCAACGGGAGGCAGGGGGCCGGGGTCCTCCTCCCATGGAAACAAGTGTGTGCAAACTGTGTTTCAGGCACCTGAggtcccctgcacccctgcattTCCGTGGGCCTGCTCGGTGAGCAAACATCCAACGAGGAAGCAGCACTCGGTGCCCTTCCGTCCCCTGCAGGGAGCGCCAGGCGGTGTGGACGGGGCGGCCGCAGCTTGCCAGGTGCCCCCTTGTGGCAGAGAGGGCACACGGCGGAGACAGGAGCTGAAAGACCAGAAGCCACCTGATCCGGGGATCCTACAGGAGGGGGCGGAGGGCGGGACTGCCAGGACCCAGCTGGGCCCAGAGACACGGGGCAGCTTCTCACACGTCTCTGGTGAATCTCCCCAGTCGAGGGTTCCACGGGAACCCTCAGTTCACTTCGGGAACACTGCCCACTGCATATCCTCGtgcaggtttctttctttctttaatgtttatttatttacttgggggGGGGCGGCATccaagggggaggagcagaaagggagagagaatcccaagcaggctccatgctgtcagtgcagagctggacacggggttcgaacccacgaaccatgagatcatgacctgagccaaaatcaagagtcagacgcttaaccgggtGAGCCTGTCAGGAGCCCCGACTCCGGAGTATGGCCGGAGTCGCAAAAGATGAGTCCGCAAACAAAAATGCAGTTAGGCGAAGGTCCTCATGCTCGAGCGGGAATGAGGCCCGGgctccagaatgaagcttctttttatcaGGATAATTGCTAAAAACTACGTGCGTCAAGTCAGCTCCGCAAGCGTGTGaatcaatctaatggtttagcttttcaaggttggGTTCCGAGTTCATTGGTTTCTATGacactaggaagggtcaggtgtgaaggagggTCCGGCCCTGGACAACGTTAACGGCTCTAGGCGCTCCTTACCGACCGCAGGGCGTTCGgctgtgtaaacatgtcctaaggccttgcgccttctccagcccttccctttggaagtcttttcctttgatgcttctctcctgcctctcccacaccCTCTCACAGATTTCTGATGCGTTTTACCCCCATCAGAGTCCTAGAAAGGTCCTACGACAAGCAAACAAAGTTCCCTCTCCCAGAAGTCTGTGGGCACGGGATCGCTTTACAAACAACGTCTATTAACAGCCTTTGGAAACAAGAGTCCGTGGAAAACGCGTGAGAAGCCACAGCTGCGGGGCACGTGGCGCGGAGGGGCCCGTGGCCAGGGTCTCCCGCGGGGGCCTCTCGGGCTGGGAGCTGGCGTCCTCGGGCCACCCGGTGCTGATGGGGAGGAGGCTGGTGGTGACAGGTGGCGACGATGACAGCCGATGCCTGGCGTTGTCCTCACTGCTTCACTCACTAGCCGGGTTCACTCCCCCGGCGGTGCGGAGGGGAGCGCAGGTGTGAAGGCACTGGGTGCCGTTCTCACCCCCGCCGCCGGGCACAGAGTGGCCGCGAGACAAACGCCGCCTCCGGCCGCCGCGCGGCTACGAGCTGGAGCGCACACCGGCTGATTTGGGACCTTGGGTTTGCTGCCCTCACCCCTGGCGCTCCTGATTGTCCTTCGTCGCTTTCCAGGACGAGACACGTGACTTCCACGCCCCATTTCCACTGCCTTCCACCTCTTAAGTCTTTCTTGCGTCCCTTCTGTCGCACAATCTCCTCACGTGGCCTCACTGCGCTCTCTCTTCTGACCCCTTCCGGTTTAAGGATCTTGTGATGACACTGGTCCCACCTGGGCCATCCGGGATGACCTCCCCATGTCCCGTCCTTGGCTCATCTGCAGTGTCTTTCACCACGAAAGTGACATCCTCAGTTTCCAGAGACGGGGATGCAGACAAGCAGGGGCTCTGTGTTCTTGGCCACGACAGGTACGTTCCTCGGGGAGGAAGGCGGGCGACCACCGGGGAGCCTTCCTGTCCGAGAAGGACATCGTGCTGCCCCTCCTCATTTGTTCGCTGGGTCTAGAGTTCAAAAACCTAAATAACTCTTTCTCAGATCTCGGAGACCCCGCGGCACCTCCTGCGAGCGCCGCGCTCCAGAATCCCGGCACCGTCGCACGGTCGCAAGCGGCAGCCCTGACGTTTGTCCTTAAAAAGCGGCGCAGGAACAGCGGTTTGGTTGGAAGCAGGTGGCCTGAGTCTGCATCTGTGGAGTCCCTTCCGTAAGCCTGAGGAAACGTCACTTGTCCACACACCATCTCAGGAGAGTGAGGGCAGTGGACTCTGGAGTGAACCGGGGACCCAGAGCTGCCCCGTGGTGACCCCGGGGCCCAGCGTGGACGGTCCCCCAGGGCTCACTCCCACCCCGGCCCGGACCCGTCCAGCATCACCTGCACCGCAGGACGGGGAGGCGGGCGGCCACGGCCAGACCTCCCGGAGCCTGTCACTGATTCCCGGAGGGGTCACGGAGTGTCTCCACCACGAAGGCGTGTGGCTGCACCGTCGTTGCTGGGCCACCACAGGCTTTAGGACCGCCCACCGAAGGACGGCAAAGCTAGCGACCCACTGAGAGGTGGCACGAAGGACCGTAAGGGGCGTGACGAGCAGGATGACAGAGCGGAAGGAGCGACGTCGCAAGGGAGGTCCGGAGGAAGAGCAGACGGCCACCAGGCAAAGCAGGGAACATTCTAGACAAAGGGAACAGCATCTGCAAGGACCCCGAGGCAGACAAGAGCTGGTCTCACGGGTGCCATGTGCCAGTGTGAGTGGAGGGGTGAGGCGTGGCGGGAGGCGGCCAGGTccctgcaggggtgaggggccCAGCCTGGCCACGGGCCCAGGAGCAGCGGGGAGCCACAGTGAGTTTCCAGCGTCTGCTTGCCTTGCCGCCTGTGGACTCGAACCCCTCCCGCCGCgatggagggagggtgggagggaggaagaagaaacagcaagaCCCACCAGAGGCCGTGGTGGCCCCGAGTGAGtcgacagggaggggaggggggctctcCGCCTGGTGGGAAGACTTCGGTCTGGTGCGCCCACTCTCCCTATTTGGGGAACCAGGGCCCCCTTCCAGCCTTCCTCCCGGGATGTCGGGTGAGCAAGGGGGTTTGCTTTGAGGGGAGGCCGAGCCGTGCCCCTGCGGCTTCTCCGCTCCGGCAGGACTCTGCCTCCGCTGCCCTCGGCGGGAAGCCCCTCATTTGGGCAAACGCCATCGGgctgcttccctccctgcctcgGTTTCCCTGCTCCTCACTGGGGCCTCCCAGCGTCACCTCCCAAGTAAACTTCCCGCACCCCAGTCCTGGTCCCGGGTCGGCCTTTCGGGGACAGAGGTAGGACCGGGAGCGTCCGGCGTCTGGGTGGAGGGTCGCACCGGCATGAGCACCGGGGGGCCTGGGATGCTCCCCCCGCTGCACCCCGCTCCGGTCTTCCTGGCCCCCAGCGACCCGGGGGTGACCGACGTCCTCCCAGAAACTATCTTTCTGATTGAACCAACCAGAGAGGGCTCCGTGGTCCGTCACCCAAACCCGAATGGCGCAGACAGCTGGAGCGAGATTCAGGAGTGAAGGACTGGATCCCGGGGGGACCGTGAGGGTGTCCAGGGAGCCACCCGGGGCCACAGAATGCTCTGCGGGGCATCGATTCCAACACGCTAAGGAGTTTATTAGAAAAGGGacaaggtggggggcggggcctggctcAGCAGACGGCCCCAGCTCTCAGGACTCCGTTGGGCTCAGGCCGGCTGCGGGAGCCCGGCCCAGAGCACAGCGAGGGGCAGGAGCTGCCGAGAGGGGACTGGCCTGGGGGCGCCGCGGGCCACCAGCGTCCGGATCCAGTTGAAGTGCCTACTGACGTTGGTGTAGACCCCGGGCCGGTTGGGTCTGCCGCAGCCCGATCCCCAGCTCACGATTCCAACCTGAATCCACACACCTCTCTTTTCGCAGGCCAAGGGGCCACCGGAGTCACCCTGGGGAGCGGCGCGGGTGAGCCAGGCCTGGCggcgagtggggggggggggcgggggctcccgAGGGCCAGTGGAGACGGGAGGGACAGCAGGAGGGGCTGTGGAGCCGGGCAGACCGGGTGCACATCCTACCCCCCACCCCGGAAGTAaacaagcctcagtttctgcatctgcgAAGTGGGGCACTGGTCTCTACCCTCTGGGATCGACACGCGGACCAAATGAGGCGCGGGCCGCCCTCGGGCTTGGGGCCGGGGTGGAGAGGGACACTCACGAAGCAGGAATCCTTGCCTCCTTGGGAATCGCCAGCGCACACCATGTCCCCCCAGATGTCGTAGCGGACCAGGGGCTGTGCGTACAGGTAGTTACACATGGTGGTGTTGATGACGCCGACCTgtacttcctggaggaggtaggGGGCTGGCAGCACTGCCCAGGGGTCGAGGGGACAAAGAAAGACGGCACCCTGAGCCTCTCTTCTGCCATCTGCTTGGGAGAGATGGCACAGgccgcgggggaggggggagggacgaGGGTCCCTGGGGCCAGCAGCACCCGGCACGTCGTGGGGGACGGACCCGCCGCCGCAGCTCATCGCCGAGGCCCGGCTTCCCTGCGGGCGCGTGCGGATGACAAGCGGCCCCCGAGCCGGTGGGGAGGGGCCGACACAGGCGAGCAGGGTTACGGTCACTGTGGTCCAGCTGCCCGTCAGGTGCTTCCGGGCCTTTCTTGGGGCCCCCGTGGCCCTCCTAGGGCGCGGCCTGATGGGGACCCACTCTCAGGTAAGGAAAGACTCGGCGGGGAGGgctgccccgcccacccccagcAAAGCGCCGGGGAGGCGTCAGAGCCCGTCGTGAACCCAAATCTGTCCAATTCCTCAGCGTGGGCCCGAGCCACCGGCTGATCCGTCCGAGGACGTCACGAGGATACCACGGTTAACGTGTAGGTGGAGCCTCTGGTCCGCCAGGCACTCTGCTGAGCCCTCAGGTAGGAACCTCTTTAAATTTCGGAACCACGCTCTGTGCTGGGAACCGTTTCACCTTGTTCTGCAGATGAGGAGGCCCAGGCACAGGGGGAGGAGATGCCTGGCCTGGGGTCTCCCAGCCGGAAGGAGGGAGAGCTAAGTCTCCCAGCAGGCAAGGGGGGTGGCGGCCAGAGTCACCTGCTACCTTCTAGAACGAGGCGGGAGCCTGGGGCCGGCCCTGACTCCCTGTCAGCCTCGGGCCAGGGAGTCTGGTGGCTGGGTCCCTTGGTTCACACCCACTCAGCCCTTTGGGCCGGGAGGGATctgcagggggagcagggggagcagggggacACTCTCTCCAGTCCCTTGTAAGGAAGGGACAGGACCCCAACTCTAAAGGAAGGCAGGACCAGCGCGGGTTTCTCTCTCCGCCCTGCCAATCCCCGAAGTGTGACCTCGAGGACACGTTGTTCTCTCGGCCAGTGGGCCCCGGCTTCTCCACTGACTCCTTCTGGGACCTTACGGCCACTTCTGTAAgtctctccctttcctcatcAAAAAAGCAGGTATAAAAATGGCCCCGCCTCATTCACAGGTAAGGCCCAGAAGAGAGACCTCACCCTGCTCGGTCCTCAGGGTccagagcctagaacagtgccgGTACGCGGCGCGCCCTCGAGGAGCCTTCTCTGCCATCGCTGCTGAGGGAGGGGTGCTGCCGGAAGGGGCCAGGCCAGGGAGGAGCATAGGGGGCCGCCCAGGCATAGGGGCCAGGCCCTGTGTGTGGCGCTCAGGACCCAGGGCACCTCGGGGCAGAGGTGCACGGGTGACGCTTCAGGCTGGCCCAAGGACCGCCCCCCACAGATTTAGTGGGGAGTCAGAGAAAGGAGATGCTTTGACACTGCAAAGACAGACAACGGGCTCAGGACTCCAGGCAAGGAGACACGGTGGCAAGGCAGGTAGGTGCAGAAGGTACGGAAGAGCCAAAGCGGGGAGGCGGGatggctgggggctgggtgggcaCCCGTCCTGAGCGGAAAGAACGCACACAAAACCACTGAGGCCTTTCTAACGCGGCCTCCGCCAACCCCGACACCCTTGCAGGCTGGGTGCGGAGCGCGGGCCTGGGCCCAGCTGGCCTCCCTCTCACTGTGGCTTCGGGCTCACAGTCTCTGGAAGGCAGAGGGAACGGGGTGTGGGGACAGGAGGTCCtgccctggcggggggggggcaggcactGCTGGGCAGCCCCCAGGAGGGACCCAGCTGCACAGAGACCCAGGTGGGGGCTGCTGAAGCCGCTGTGGACGGAACAGACGGCGGAGCCCgcagcccccctgccccaccccccacctgcccccagcctcacctTGATCTTCTCCGATGTTCCCCCAGCCCGTCACCCAGCAGTCAGTCTGGTTCTGGAACTCCGAGGAAGAGGCCGCAACACAGACGGGGTGGATGTACTTGTTGTAGGTGACGGAGGAGGACAGCTTCAGCAGGGCGATGTCAGAGGATGAAGCCCCCAGATACATGGGGTTCAAAATGATCTCCTCCACCTGGTATCGGTTGTAGTAGGCCTCCAGATTCCAGATGGACGGTGAGGCAGACAGCTCGCCAAACTGCACGGACCACTCAAAGGGATCAGTGTGCCTGGCAGGGGAGGAGCGGGCGGTCAGGGGTCTTTacaggagggaggggccctgagCCCACCCGAGGTCTTAGGGCCTGGGGGCAGCAGCGTGCCTCCGCCTGAGGTGTGGTCACCTCAGCCAGGGGGCCGCCTC
Proteins encoded:
- the LOC115504522 gene encoding testisin-like: MGARVRALLLAQLLVRAGLRGQDVQDLDRLFPGKAPGTRASPRRAPEPERKGRLIFSSPRPGFENSSLLTWPCGRRTVSTTRVVGGKDSELGRRPWQGSLRSWGAHHCGASLLNRRWVLSAAHCFEKHTDPFEWSVQFGELSASPSIWNLEAYYNRYQVEEIILNPMYLGASSSDIALLKLSSSVTYNKYIHPVCVAASSSEFQNQTDCWVTGWGNIGEDQVLPAPYLLQEVQVGVINTTMCNYLYAQPLVRYDIWGDMVCAGDSQGGKDSCFGDSGGPLACEKRGVWIQVGIVSWGSGCGRPNRPGVYTNVSRHFNWIRTLVARGAPRPVPSRQLLPLAVLWAGLPQPA